Proteins found in one Microbacterium sp. SSM24 genomic segment:
- a CDS encoding IclR family transcriptional regulator has protein sequence MPTTDKPSRVLTSLRTAVETLARSGPLTAPELAKEIGIPRPSAYRLMGALIQDGLATQQPDGAVSLSTKWLHFGDQALATATPWFHHEELLRSLRDSSRLTVYLSVPRPQRTVCVRRLHGQGVQVLVLHPGGSLPLHLGGVGRITLAFGDEEPEEYLAAHHPERFTPRSLETRKAILDDVALSRERHYCISDEDVTVGVGAVAAPVLTPDGQFLAALSIAGRRDDIVGREKDLARQVQTTAAKIGDTAEV, from the coding sequence ATGCCGACCACTGACAAGCCGAGCCGCGTACTCACCTCACTTCGCACCGCAGTGGAGACTCTCGCCCGATCCGGCCCGCTCACCGCCCCGGAGCTGGCCAAAGAGATCGGCATCCCCCGTCCGAGCGCGTACCGGCTGATGGGTGCGCTCATCCAGGACGGGTTGGCGACGCAACAGCCCGACGGGGCGGTATCCCTGAGCACGAAGTGGTTGCACTTCGGCGACCAGGCACTGGCCACCGCGACGCCGTGGTTTCACCATGAAGAGCTGCTCCGCTCGCTGCGGGACAGTTCCCGCCTCACCGTCTACCTGAGCGTGCCGCGTCCGCAGCGCACCGTCTGCGTGCGGCGTCTGCACGGTCAAGGCGTCCAGGTCCTCGTCCTCCACCCCGGCGGCAGCCTGCCGTTGCACCTGGGTGGCGTAGGCCGCATCACGCTGGCCTTCGGGGACGAGGAACCGGAAGAGTACCTGGCCGCCCACCACCCCGAACGCTTCACTCCGCGCTCACTCGAGACCCGGAAGGCCATCCTGGACGATGTCGCCCTCAGCCGGGAGCGTCACTACTGCATCTCCGACGAGGACGTCACCGTCGGAGTCGGCGCCGTGGCCGCGCCCGTGCTGACTCCCGATGGCCAGTTCCTCGCGGCGCTGTCCATCGCCGGCCGCCGCGATGACATCGTGGGCCGCGAGAAGGACCTGGCCCGGCAGGTGCAGACGACCGCGGCGAAGATCGGTGATACCGCCGAGGTCTGA
- a CDS encoding SDR family NAD(P)-dependent oxidoreductase has protein sequence MISLDLSGKRALVTGDTRGLGYAMAVRLAQAGAVVGVSGRSQASVATAVTGLRGEVADGTFVGVVPDVGTDDGAQSALDQFPGVDILVNNIGIYQSGNVLSTPENVWAEHYDANVLTGVRLTRRALPGMLGRKWGRCCLSPVMPR, from the coding sequence GTGATCAGCCTCGACCTGAGCGGCAAGCGCGCCCTGGTCACAGGAGACACCCGCGGTCTCGGCTACGCCATGGCCGTCCGGCTTGCCCAAGCCGGGGCTGTCGTCGGCGTCAGCGGCCGCTCCCAGGCGTCGGTCGCGACGGCGGTGACCGGCCTCCGGGGCGAGGTCGCCGACGGCACGTTCGTGGGCGTCGTCCCCGATGTGGGCACCGATGACGGCGCCCAGTCTGCTCTCGACCAGTTCCCGGGGGTGGACATCCTGGTCAACAACATCGGCATCTACCAGTCCGGCAATGTTCTCAGCACGCCCGAGAACGTGTGGGCGGAGCACTACGACGCCAATGTCCTCACGGGGGTCCGTCTGACCAGGCGGGCACTCCCCGGGATGCTCGGACGCAAGTGGGGACGGTGCTGTTTATCGCCAGTGATGCCGCGGTAG
- a CDS encoding NAD-dependent epimerase/dehydratase family protein, with protein sequence MTKHIFITGASGYLGQAIAQRLLRAGHRVSGLVRSDAAAKSVTAQGITPVIGGLDDVASLDLSGYDAIVDTATADHAPSTAAFIAALAGTDRTFVRTSGTGVYTDLAGGVASEVVYREDDEFTPAEVVAARYRSDELVLAAKNDGVRTVVIRPAMVYGDGASEQLPLLLRQALSSGRSIFAETGENRWGNVYLYDLAELYLLALEKAPAGSVYNIASGECELREIADGIAQVLGQGAGVSVSLDTARETLGARWVDVALASNSRVDSTLARTELGWNPVGPTLLEDLVHGSYKRIWASKGDPHDHVAKH encoded by the coding sequence ATGACCAAGCACATCTTCATCACCGGCGCATCCGGCTATCTGGGGCAGGCCATCGCGCAGCGACTGTTGCGGGCTGGTCACCGTGTCTCCGGGCTGGTCCGCTCCGACGCAGCCGCGAAGTCGGTCACCGCGCAGGGCATCACCCCGGTCATCGGCGGCCTCGACGACGTCGCGAGCCTGGACCTGTCCGGCTACGACGCCATCGTGGACACGGCCACCGCAGACCACGCCCCGTCCACGGCGGCGTTCATCGCGGCACTCGCCGGCACCGACCGCACCTTCGTCCGCACCAGCGGCACCGGCGTGTACACCGATCTCGCCGGAGGCGTTGCCTCGGAGGTCGTCTACCGCGAGGACGACGAGTTCACCCCCGCAGAGGTCGTCGCTGCCCGGTACCGCTCGGATGAACTGGTGCTCGCCGCCAAGAACGATGGTGTGCGCACCGTCGTCATCCGCCCCGCGATGGTCTACGGCGACGGCGCCTCAGAGCAGCTCCCGCTGCTGCTGCGCCAAGCGCTCAGCTCCGGCCGGTCCATCTTCGCCGAGACCGGCGAGAACCGGTGGGGGAACGTGTACCTCTACGACCTCGCCGAGCTGTACCTGCTGGCGCTGGAGAAGGCGCCGGCCGGTTCGGTCTACAACATCGCGTCCGGCGAGTGCGAGCTGCGTGAGATCGCCGACGGCATCGCGCAGGTGCTGGGACAGGGTGCCGGGGTGAGCGTGTCGCTGGACACCGCCCGCGAGACCCTCGGTGCGCGGTGGGTCGATGTCGCCCTGGCCAGCAACAGCCGCGTGGATTCCACGCTTGCGCGCACCGAGCTTGGCTGGAATCCTGTGGGGCCGACCCTGCTGGAGGACCTTGTCCACGGCTCGTACAAGCGGATCTGGGCCAGCAAGGGCGACCCACACGACCACGTCGCGAAGCACTGA
- a CDS encoding putative quinol monooxygenase: MVPIAKVVRLRVEVDNAHALDRVLHRAREAFHAEAGTLHWDVYDSDGPGERTVVELFADPDAVRQHDDSPAVATLLADLEALGVDVVAVDQFSQTSAQAKEPLINKEH, translated from the coding sequence ATGGTGCCAATCGCGAAAGTGGTGAGACTGCGCGTCGAGGTAGATAACGCCCACGCGCTAGACCGGGTTCTGCACCGTGCGCGTGAGGCGTTCCATGCCGAGGCGGGAACCCTGCACTGGGACGTCTACGACTCCGACGGCCCTGGAGAACGAACCGTGGTGGAGCTGTTCGCTGATCCGGACGCGGTGCGGCAGCACGATGATTCTCCGGCGGTGGCGACGCTGCTTGCAGACCTTGAGGCGCTCGGCGTCGACGTGGTCGCCGTCGACCAGTTCTCGCAGACCTCGGCTCAGGCCAAAGAGCCACTCATCAACAAGGAACACTGA
- a CDS encoding 6-phosphofructokinase — protein sequence MPRFGILTSGGDCPGLNAVIRSAYIRVTREYGGSLVGFRNGWRGVLDNDVVEVTEDMTRGVAGQGGTILGTSRTNPTEGEDALERVWHAIEANDLDGVIAIGGEGSLSAAHALSCAGIKVVGVPKTIDNDLNGTDYSFGFDTAVQIATDAMDRLLTTGASHGRCMIAEVMGRNSGWIALHSGIATGAHAVLIPEHPVSLDQVVEWVESARDRNQPPLVVVAEGFPLDDGEVYNPRGAEASGRPRLGGIGERLAPLVEARTGIETRATTLGHIQRGGTPTAYDRVLAARFGAAAVDAAASAQWGQMVALAGEQIVRADLVDAIGSVKRITAERYGRAAVCFG from the coding sequence ATGCCTCGGTTTGGGATTCTCACGAGTGGCGGGGACTGCCCGGGCCTCAACGCCGTCATTCGCAGCGCGTATATCCGTGTCACCCGCGAGTACGGCGGCAGTCTCGTAGGCTTCCGAAACGGATGGCGCGGCGTGCTGGACAACGACGTTGTTGAAGTCACCGAAGACATGACGCGCGGCGTCGCCGGGCAGGGGGGCACGATCCTCGGCACCTCACGCACGAACCCGACCGAGGGCGAGGATGCGCTCGAGCGTGTCTGGCATGCGATTGAGGCGAACGATTTGGACGGGGTCATCGCCATCGGCGGTGAGGGCTCGCTCAGCGCCGCTCATGCGCTCAGCTGCGCCGGCATCAAGGTGGTCGGCGTTCCGAAGACGATCGACAACGACCTCAATGGCACCGACTACAGCTTCGGCTTCGACACGGCCGTGCAGATCGCCACGGATGCCATGGACAGGCTGCTGACCACGGGCGCGTCCCACGGACGCTGCATGATCGCGGAGGTGATGGGACGAAACTCCGGATGGATCGCATTGCACTCCGGCATCGCTACCGGCGCCCACGCCGTGCTCATCCCGGAGCATCCGGTGTCGCTGGACCAGGTCGTCGAGTGGGTGGAGTCCGCCAGGGACCGAAACCAGCCACCTCTCGTGGTGGTAGCCGAGGGCTTCCCGCTCGACGACGGCGAGGTGTACAACCCACGTGGCGCGGAAGCATCCGGACGGCCACGGCTAGGTGGCATCGGCGAGCGGCTCGCACCACTGGTCGAGGCGCGCACAGGTATCGAGACCCGCGCCACCACCCTGGGCCACATTCAGCGCGGCGGGACACCCACCGCATACGACAGGGTCCTCGCCGCCCGGTTCGGGGCGGCTGCCGTCGACGCTGCCGCGTCCGCGCAGTGGGGCCAGATGGTTGCACTGGCGGGCGAGCAGATCGTCCGCGCAGATCTTGTCGATGCCATCGGGTCTGTCAAGCGCATCACGGCCGAACGGTACGGGCGAGCGGCAGTCTGTTTCGGTTAG